A window of the Lolium perenne isolate Kyuss_39 chromosome 7, Kyuss_2.0, whole genome shotgun sequence genome harbors these coding sequences:
- the LOC139833828 gene encoding uncharacterized protein, protein MEAYIGIRPTRETFARFFNLRINSVQGKEIPKPKPPVQCGSCIVGSRQGSTFLKLSGLESCRTWQGTFFYVKNTGRADRINLPPYQAGPPSRTNWSYNPRTEHAETNRVVRFLASLKKETNICSDDIIRTFISRRVLPLKRRAHRMSEMYGPGDPTKITGRALSKKDVVLKAKQICQTAMPFAWEWGLLPLSFSNRPTQEARDRFPSIQAEPRGPLRKRAFDSFDPDPYIFWKDLKMGKTPAARLGRDPPEPTGNPEELVVLEVTADTRKALFEELLWEHRELAEAHDKCQVIPEASIDALKEQLATAQREKDELSRQHREELNALKTSYQELKSRNAGLMM, encoded by the exons atggaggcttacatcggcattcgtcccactcgtgagacgtttgcccgtttcttcaacctgcggatcaactccgtccagggcaaggagatccccaagcccaagccgcccgtgcagtgcggctcctgcatcgtcggctcccgccaagggagcacttttcttaagctttccggcctcgagtcttgccgcacctggcaaggaactttcttttacgtgaagaacaccggccgcgctgatcgcatcaatcttcctccatatcaagcggggccccccagtagaaccaactggagctacaacccaaggacggaacacgccgaaaccaaccgggtagtgcgtttcttggcctctctgaagaaggagaccaacatctgttctgacgatatcatccggactttcatatcgcgccgggtgcttcctctgaagcgccgcgcacataggatgagcgagatgtatggcccaggcgatcctaccaagatcacaggccgcgctctcagcaagaaagacgttgttctcaaggccaagcagatttgtcaaactgctatgccttttgcgtgggaatggggcctccttcccctcagtttctctaaccgtccgacccaagaa gccagggaccgcttcccctctatccaggcagagccgcgaggacctctccggaagcgtgcctttgactccttcgacccggatccctacatcttttggaaggatctgaagatggggaagactccggctgcgcgccttggccgggacccgccggagcccaccggaaatccggaggagctggttgtgctcgag gtcaccgctgacactcggaaggccctcttcgaggagcttttatgggagcaccgggagctcgctgaggcacacgacaagtgccaag tgatcccggaagcttccatcgatgctctcaaggagcagctcgccacggcccaac gggagaaggatgagctcagccggcagcaccgggaggagctaaacgccctcaagaccagctaccaggagctcaagtctcg gAATgccgggcttatgatgtaa